In Chiloscyllium plagiosum isolate BGI_BamShark_2017 chromosome 35, ASM401019v2, whole genome shotgun sequence, a genomic segment contains:
- the zgc:64002 gene encoding nicotinamide N-methyltransferase, with translation MEQHFTDGDCYEKIFSSRVYLETYYASPLGNQVEHNFLLFVLKNLVQAFSRGPRFRTLLEIGCGPCLHCALCATEHVEEMVLSDYASNNRQEIEQWLQNDPKAFDWSPVAKFVCELEGNREKWQEKEKKLRDSIKQVLKCDVHQNNPLHPVELEPVDCLITSLCLEVACKDKAAYCTAVRNVTSLLKPGGMLIMITLLNETFYTVDKHKFSCLKFDQAFLEKTLKETGYEIEQLEIFIIPKTINTISDSEAAIFLIARKKECFVLNQ, from the exons ATGGAGCAGCATTTTACTGATGGAGATTGTTATGAGAAAATATTTAGCTctcgggtttatttggaaacgtATTATGCTTCTCCACTTGGTAATCAGGTGGAACATAATTTTTTGCTTTTCGTTTTGAAGAATTTGGTACAAGCCTTTTCCAGGG GTCCAAGATTCCGCACACTTCTTGAAATTGGGTGTGGTCCCTGTCTTCACTGCGCTCTCTGTGCCACGGAGCATGTGGAGGAAATGGTTTTGTCTGATTATGCTTCCAACAATCGTCAAGAGATTGAGCAGTGGTTACAAAATGATCCAAAAGCTTTTGACTGGAGCCCAGTTGCAAAATTTGTGTGTGAACTGGAaggcaacag AGAAAAATGgcaagagaaagagaagaagCTGAGAGATTCCATTAAGCAAGTTTTGAAGTGTGACGTTCATCAAAATAACCCTCTGCATCCAGTGGAATTAGAACCTGTTGACTGTCTGATTACTTCTTTGTGTCTGGAAGTTGCCTGTAAAGATAAAGCAGCTTACTGCACCGCTGTTAGAAATGTAACCTCTCTGTTAAAACCTGGTGGGATGCTCATTATGATCACTCTTTTGAATGAGACCTTTTATACAGTGGACAAACACAAGTTCTCATGTCTGaaatttgatcaggcctttttggAAAAAACTTTGAAGGAGACAGGTTATGAAATTGAACAACTTGAAATTTTTATTATTCCTAAAACCATAAATACTATATCAGACAGTGAGGCTGCAATCTTCTTGATTGCTCGCAAGAAAGAGTGTTTTGTACTGAATCAGTAA